The Brassica napus cultivar Da-Ae chromosome C7, Da-Ae, whole genome shotgun sequence genome has a segment encoding these proteins:
- the LOC111207858 gene encoding putative defensin-like protein 270 codes for MKSSKLHFVVLLIIISFILNIQSARIIDDSLSDCEFKGPCQKKTDCYKRCGVGKPPFKIALCEPYGSLRVCCCV; via the exons ATGAAGTCTTCAAAATTGCACTTTGTTGTTCTTCTCATCATCATTTCTTTCATTCTTAATATTCAATCTGCTC GAATTATCGATGATTCATTAAGCGATTGTGAATTCAAAGGACCTTGTCAAAAGAAAACAGATTGTTACAAGAGATGTGGAGTAGGCAAACCACCCTTCAAAATTGCTCTGTGTGAACCTTATGGAAGTTTACGTGTATGTTGTTGTGTCTAA